The Morganella morganii sequence TTTTTTCTGCGAAAACAGTGCGTCGAGCTTATCTTCATAATCGTAGTAGTTAATGCTTTGGTATAATTCATCACGGGTCTGCATCTGTGAAATCAGGCTCTGTTGCGTGCCTTCACGGCGCAGGGTGTTATAAACATTTTCAGCGGCCTTGTTCATGGCGCGGAAGGCGGTGAGCGGGTACAGGGCGATAGCGATATTCACACTGCGCAGCTCATCCAGGGTAAACAGCGGTGTTTTACCGAACTCGGTAATGTTTGCCAGTACCGGAACGCTGATTTTGTCGGTGAACAGACGATACATTGCCAGCTCTGTAATCGCTTCCGGGAACAGCATATCCGCACCGGCATCGATATAAGCCTGTGCGCGGTCGAGAGCGGACTCCAGACCTTCCACCGCCAGCGCATCGGTACGCGCCATCACCACGAAATTCTCATCAGTCCGTGCATCGACCGCGGCTTTAATGCGATCAACCATTTCCTGTTTTGAGACGATTTCTTTGTTCGGGCGGTGACCACAGCGTTTTGCGCCGACCTGGTCTTCAATATGCATCCCGGCAGCCCCGGCTTTGATCAGGGATTTCACGGTGCGTACCACGTTAAAGGCTGACGGGCCGAAACCGATATCCGCATCCACCAGCAGCGGCAGATCACACACATCCGTAATACGGCGGACATCCGTCAGTACATCATCCAGTGTGGAAATGCCCAGGTCAGGAATACCCAGAGAGCCTGCGGCAACACCGCCGCCGGAGAGATAAATTGCTTTGTAACCCGCACGTTTTGCCAGCAGTGCATGGTTGGCATTAATAGCACCGACCAGCTGCAGCGGGGATTCAGACTGTACAGCGTCGCGGAATGCGCGTCCTGCGGAATAAAGTGCCATATATTCACCTTGTTATTAGTTTGATACTCAGATGTTATAAAGCAATCGCTATGCCAATCAGCCGGGTAAGGTAACTAAAACGCGAGATACATCACACATTTGGCGTATTTATCCTGTCATTACGTTACCCACTATAGAATTTGCCGATTCCGTCTGACAAGCGGGATGTTAGCTTTCTGTGATGGTGATGCTATTTATGTTTCAATATAGCTGTTAATGTGTTTCATAAGATTAATATGAAACATCTGAAACGCATGAAACAGGGGAGAAACGTATGGCTCAGAGTGACAAACCGGTGATCTGGACGGTCTCCATTTCACGCCTTTTTACCCTGTTCCGTGATATCAGCCCGGAATTCAGTGCCCGTGCCAGTATCAGTGCGATCAATCTGGGGTTCGATGCCGCAGTAGAGGCGATTCGTGAACGGCTGAAAACAGAACGCTGTGATGCGATTGTCAGTGCGGGCTCTAACGGCGCGTATCTGAAACAGCATCTGCCGGTGCCGGTAATTGTCGCAGCGCCGGGCGGGTTCGATATCATGCAGGCTTTGGCGCGGGCACGGCAGCTCAGTCAGCGCATCGGCCTCATTTATTACCGTAATACTTTTCCGGCTCTGGATTCGCTGGCGCAGAGTT is a genomic window containing:
- the prpB gene encoding methylisocitrate lyase — its product is MALYSAGRAFRDAVQSESPLQLVGAINANHALLAKRAGYKAIYLSGGGVAAGSLGIPDLGISTLDDVLTDVRRITDVCDLPLLVDADIGFGPSAFNVVRTVKSLIKAGAAGMHIEDQVGAKRCGHRPNKEIVSKQEMVDRIKAAVDARTDENFVVMARTDALAVEGLESALDRAQAYIDAGADMLFPEAITELAMYRLFTDKISVPVLANITEFGKTPLFTLDELRSVNIAIALYPLTAFRAMNKAAENVYNTLRREGTQQSLISQMQTRDELYQSINYYDYEDKLDALFSQKK